From Campylobacterota bacterium:
GGGATACGCCATTGTCATTTGAGGATGATTTGACCATTGTTATGCATGGCAAGGTCAGCTTGGCGCATACATGGACTGTTTCGGCTGGTGCCAATGTGATTGCAGGTAACAACAATATTTTAGAATTGAGCGGGATTGGCAAAATTTTTGTTGATGCAGGTGCTCAACTTCATCTTAAAGATGTCGTGATAAAAGGACTAAGTGGTCAAAATATTGTTTGCGCGCAAGAAAATTCAAAGGTAACGTTTCAAAATGTTGCCTGGATTCAAGACGCAGATTTTACCTTTGATAAAGGTTCATTTGATGTATATGGCTTGCTTGACATGTATGGGAGTTCAGTTTTTGCATATCAAAGCAAAATGACGTCAACAGTACATGCAAATGCAGTTATGTGTTTGGAGTCCAATTTTACGTTTAGTTATGACCCTTCAAGAGCGCGCAAGGACCTTCTGCATTTGGACGATGGCGGAACGCTTCACTTGAAAGGTGCAACATTGCACACCACCATTACAGGAATGAAACTGACTAAAGGCAATTTTGTCATTGACGGGAAGAGTAACTTAAATGTTGAGACTCGCCTGCATGATGTTGATCATACAGCTCAAGAGGCCAAGATCGAATTTGGTAATAATTTATTAGCAGATGATCTTAAGTGCACCATCATGGTGGGTGCTCATTTGAATCTTACCAATGGAGAGTTGGTGTATAAAAATACCGATGCGGACTCTTGGAAAATGCTTAATGTTCTGTCCGGCTTAAAGCTTAGCAATGATACGCGTTTGACCCTAGAACAAACGTTGAATCTGGGTGTGGGCAGACTTTTAGTTGAGCCAACAGCGTCATTATCGCGAAAAAATGGATCCGAAATTATAGGGTCAATTGAGTTTTTGAAATAGACTTAGGATAAAAATAATGAAGTTTCAGCATCGAGGCCGTGTTATTTGGCCCCTTGTGTTTTTGTTGGTTCTCCCATTAGGGTTGCACAAGATACAGGCACTGGTTGTGGGGTCAAATACAACACCATCGCGGGAAAGTCATGCGACGTTTCCAGCTGCTGATTCGGACAATACACTGCTTGGGGTAGCCGCATTTGTAAATGGATTTTCCCTGGAAGACAATACAACGACGTGCACGTATGATAATTTTTTTCCAGTTTCCGGGGTCATCAATTTAAATGCAGGAAAATTATTTTTACAGAAAGATTTAGTTTTATCTAACACATTTGGGATAGGTAACCCTGGCCAAATTTATGGGAATAATTTTGCACTAGTTGTAGGTAAGCAGCTTGATGAGGTAATTATTCCTGTAGCTTCCAACGCCTTTTCCAGCAAAACAATAGCAACAGCTACAATGAATGCTGACGTCCAGTCAGTTGATTGGTCTTTTGATGATCAATATGTAGCAGCGATATCTTTAGATGCTGGGGGTTCACACGAACTAGAGATCTACTATTTTGATGGGATGTCGTTAACATTGACGCAGTCGCGTGATTTAGAGCGCAATGGAAATACTGTGCGTTGGCATCCATCGAAACACTTTTTGGCTTATGGGCGTCATGGAGTTTCAAATCACGAGCTTTTTGTTTACAAGCTGAATGTTTCTAACGGACTATTTGGTGGAACAGACACACGTGATTTTGGCAACAAGCCGGTGCGTGCTACGGCCTGGCATCCATCAGGAAATTACTTAGCCGCGGGCACTGATCAAAATAGTGGTGAAATCAGTTTATATGCATTTGATCAAAACACAGGGTTGTTGTCTGACATTACGCCGTTTGACCTTAACCCAAACCGTCAGGTTGGGCGAGATGCGTTGAGTTGGTCTCCTGGCGGAAGCCACTTTGCTATAGGGACAGAAAAAAACACCTCGAGTAATGGAGAAGAACTTTTAGTTTGTAGTTTTAATGGTTCATCAATGACGCTGACGGCTAGTTTTAATTTTAACAATAATGTTAATTCAGTTGACTGGTCTCCAACTGGAACATACATAGCAGTCGCGTTAGATTCTTCATCTGAAAATATTCGAATTTTCCAGCACCAGTTGGGCCCTGAAAAAGTAGTTGAGGTACAAGCGGCTCGTGTTGGAGAAACAAGTAGTGTTGCTTCTGTGCATTGGGATGATACGGGGACGTATCTACTTGTTGGAATTGATGCAGGGGTAAGTTCTGCAATGCGTGTTTATTCTTTTGATAGCAATAGCGGAACATTGACGTTGTTGAACTCGGTTGCTTCAAGTTCAGATGTTAATACAGCGCGGTTTTCCCAAACAAATTCATACATAGCTCGAGGTAATGGTGCAGATCAAGTCATCGTTTCATCCTTTAAAAAGATAGTGTTTACTGTTTTTGATTTAGAACTGGTGCTCAACACCGATACAAAGTTTATTACCGACGTTTATTGGAGCGGAACTTGTAAAATCAACGGGCAAGGTAAGCGTTTAACCATAGGGTCTGATGCCAAGTTTTTTATCAGGCCGGGGGCGCACATAACCATGCAAGATGTTGAGTTGAATGGTCTTAGTCAGGGCAACTTTGTGTGTATGGCAGACGACTGTGACATTGTGTTTAAAGATTCTATTGTTACCTTAACGAGTGATTATACATTCTCGCATGGCTCATTCTTGTGCAGTGGCGATGTTTGCTTTACCGGCACATCAGCATTTACCTATGCCACAAAGCGAACCAGTACTATTGAGCTGCTTACAACATGTAAAATTGATCGTAATACAACGTTTAGTTACGACCCGAATATTGCCCGTTCTGACTTGTTATATTTTGATGGCGATACAGCACAGTTGTATCTGAATGGTTGTACTGTTCATGCAACAAAGACGGGATTGCAGTTGGAAGGGGGGAGCCTTGTTATCGACGATAAGGTTACCTTTAGCAGTCAGGGACGTGCTTTATCTGAGGCAATTGTGCTAAAAAATGACTTGAGTATAAACGTGCTTGGTGGAGCGACATTAGATTTATTTGGGTTGGTAATGTATGAATAGGCCAAGAGATTTAATGAATAAAAAATATCTTTTATTAGATCGTAATCTTTTCATTGTGCTGGCTGCTTTTATTATTTCTACAACATCGTGTGTGCAGGCGCTGGTGGTAGGTTCAGACAGTGCCTTTTCTCGAGAAGGTACTGCAATTTTTCCTCAGGCGGACAGCAACAACACGTTAAAAGGGTTTGCACGTTTTGAGCAAGGTTTTTCGCTTGAAGACAATGCTACGACATGTACATATGACAATTTTTTGCCAGTCTCGG
This genomic window contains:
- a CDS encoding WD40 repeat domain-containing protein; translated protein: MKFQHRGRVIWPLVFLLVLPLGLHKIQALVVGSNTTPSRESHATFPAADSDNTLLGVAAFVNGFSLEDNTTTCTYDNFFPVSGVINLNAGKLFLQKDLVLSNTFGIGNPGQIYGNNFALVVGKQLDEVIIPVASNAFSSKTIATATMNADVQSVDWSFDDQYVAAISLDAGGSHELEIYYFDGMSLTLTQSRDLERNGNTVRWHPSKHFLAYGRHGVSNHELFVYKLNVSNGLFGGTDTRDFGNKPVRATAWHPSGNYLAAGTDQNSGEISLYAFDQNTGLLSDITPFDLNPNRQVGRDALSWSPGGSHFAIGTEKNTSSNGEELLVCSFNGSSMTLTASFNFNNNVNSVDWSPTGTYIAVALDSSSENIRIFQHQLGPEKVVEVQAARVGETSSVASVHWDDTGTYLLVGIDAGVSSAMRVYSFDSNSGTLTLLNSVASSSDVNTARFSQTNSYIARGNGADQVIVSSFKKIVFTVFDLELVLNTDTKFITDVYWSGTCKINGQGKRLTIGSDAKFFIRPGAHITMQDVELNGLSQGNFVCMADDCDIVFKDSIVTLTSDYTFSHGSFLCSGDVCFTGTSAFTYATKRTSTIELLTTCKIDRNTTFSYDPNIARSDLLYFDGDTAQLYLNGCTVHATKTGLQLEGGSLVIDDKVTFSSQGRALSEAIVLKNDLSINVLGGATLDLFGLVMYE